The Alosa alosa isolate M-15738 ecotype Scorff River chromosome 9, AALO_Geno_1.1, whole genome shotgun sequence genome includes a region encoding these proteins:
- the LOC125300058 gene encoding cytochrome b-c1 complex subunit 10-like, with translation MHNILSKVIGPKYIAIARMWVPTLAAWGTTGGVALIYFTDWRLILDYVPYINGKFKKEE, from the exons ATGCATAATATATTGAGCAAGGTTATTGGTCCCAAGTATATTGCCATTGCGAGAATGTG GGTTCCCACGTTGGCTGCTTGGGGCACAACTGGTGGAGTGGCCCTAATTTACTTCACTGACTGGAGGCTGATTCTGGACTATGTCCCCTACATAAATGGCAAATTCAAGAAGGAAGAATAG